The following coding sequences lie in one Sesamum indicum cultivar Zhongzhi No. 13 linkage group LG9, S_indicum_v1.0, whole genome shotgun sequence genomic window:
- the LOC105169995 gene encoding flagellar radial spoke protein 5 isoform X2 — translation MWQTSGGWGRIDRDNAVEAMLRYADAGLNTFDLADIYGPAEDLYGIFINRVRRERPPEYLENVRGLTKWVPPPVKMTSSFVRENINVSRKRMDVASLDMLQFHWWDYSNPGYLDALKHLTDLKEEGKIKTVALTNFDTERLQKILENGIPVVSNQVQHSIVDMRPQQKMAELCQLTGVKLITYGTVMGGLLSEKFLDTNLTIPFAGPPLNTPSLQKYKRMVDAWGGWNLFQVLLQTLKRVASKHGVSIPAVAVKYILDQQAVAGSMVGVRLGLAEHIKDTNAIFSLVLDEEDVSSILEVSEKGKDLMKIIGDCGDEYRRV, via the exons ATGTGGCAGACTAGTGGTGGTTGGGGCAGAATTGATCGAGACAATGCAGTCGAGGCCATGCTTCGATACGCAGATGCTGGACTTAACACTTTCGATTTGGCTGATATAT ATGGACCTGCTGAAGATCTTTATGGTATTTTCATTAACAGAGTACGTAGAGAGCGCCCACCGGAGTATCTGGAAAATGTCAGGGG TCTTACTAAATGGGTGCCTCCACCGGTCAAGATGACTAGTAGCTTTGTTCGCGAGAACATTAATGTCTCAAGGAAGAGAATGGATGTTGCCTCTCTAGACATGCTTCAGTTTCATTG GTGGGACTATTCAAATCCTGGCTACCTTGATGCTCTTAAACACCTTACAGATTTGAAGGAAGAAG GTAAGATTAAGACAGTTGCTTTGACTAACTTTGATACGGAGAGGTTGCAAAAGATTCTGGAGAATGGGATTCCAGTTGTTAGCAACCAG GTACAACATTCAATTGTTGACATGCGCCCTCAACAGAAAATGGCAGAGCTTTGTCAGCTCACTGGAGTTAAACTTATAAC ATACGGAACAGTGATGGGTGGACTGTTATCTGAAAAGTTCCTCGACACCAACTTAACAATTCCTTTTGCTGGCCCTCCACTGAATACTCCTTCACTGCAGAAGTACAAAAGG ATGGTTGATGCCTGGGGGGGATGGAATCTTTTCCAAGTTTTGCTTCAGACCCTGAAAAGAGTAGCTTCCAAACACGGGGTTTCAATTCCCGCAGTTGCTGTGAAATACATCCTAGATCAG CAAGCTGTGGCAGGATCAATGGTAGGTGTCAGGCTTGGTCTCGCGGAACACATCAAAGACACCAATGCTATCTTTTCCCTTGTTCTTGATGAAGAAGATGTAAGCAGCATATTGGAAGTTTCAGAGAAAGGCAAAGATCTCATGAAAATAATCGGCGACTGTGGCGATGAGTATAGACGCGTGTAA
- the LOC105169993 gene encoding 60S acidic ribosomal protein P2B-like: protein MKVVAAYLLAVLGGNTSPSADNLKDILSSVGAEADDDRIELLLSQVKGKDITELIAAGREKLASVPAGGGAVAVAAPAGGAGGGAAAAAPAETKKEEKVEEKEESDDDMGFSLFD from the exons ATGAAGGTTGTCGCAGCATACTTGTTGGCTGTTTTGGGTGGCAACACCAGCCCCTCCGCCGATAATTTGAAGGATATCCTCAGCTCAG TTGGGGCTGAGGCTGATGATGACAGGATTGAGTTGCTATTGTCTCAAGTTAAGGGCAAAGACATCACTGAGTTGATTGCCGCTGGAAGAGAAAAATTAGCTTCCGTTCCTGCTGGTGGTGGTGCAGTGGCTGTTGCTGCACCTGCTGGTGGTGCAGGTGGTGGTGCTGCAGCTGCTGCCCCTGCTGagacaaagaaagaagagaaagttGAAGAGAAAGAGGAGTCCGATGAT GACATGGGCTTCAGTCTCTTTGACTAA
- the LOC105169995 gene encoding flagellar radial spoke protein 5 isoform X1 encodes MAVTAMSVNQFISNSYSSRPSGGLRWSKRPSRRVVRCCETAVEVAEKRKTVVKNGNDSLEICRVLNGMWQTSGGWGRIDRDDAVEAMLRYADAGLSTFDMADHYGPAEDLYGIFINRVRRERPPEYLENVRGLTKWVPPPVKMTSSFVRENINVSRKRMDVASLDMLQFHWWDYSNPGYLDALKHLTDLKEEGKIKTVALTNFDTERLQKILENGIPVVSNQVQHSIVDMRPQQKMAELCQLTGVKLITYGTVMGGLLSEKFLDTNLTIPFAGPPLNTPSLQKYKRMVDAWGGWNLFQVLLQTLKRVASKHGVSIPAVAVKYILDQQAVAGSMVGVRLGLAEHIKDTNAIFSLVLDEEDVSSILEVSEKGKDLMKIIGDCGDEYRRV; translated from the exons ATGGCAGTTACTGCAATGTCGGTGAATCAATTCATCTCCAATTCGTACTCTTCTCGGCCTTCCGGCGGACTCCGTTGGTCGAAGAGGCCGAGCCGCCGTGTGGTGCGGTGCTGCGAGACAGCTGTGGAGGTAGCGGAGAAGAGGAAAACAGTGGTGAAGAATGGGAATGATTCGCTCGAGATATGCAGAGTGCTTAATGGTATGTGGCAGACCAGCGGCGGCTGGGGTAGAATCGACAGAGACGACGCCGTTGAGGCCATGCTTCGGTACGCCGACGCTGGTCTCTCCACCTTCGACATGGCGGACCACT ATGGACCTGCTGAAGATCTTTATGGTATTTTCATTAACAGAGTACGTAGAGAGCGCCCACCGGAGTATCTGGAAAATGTCAGGGG TCTTACTAAATGGGTGCCTCCACCGGTCAAGATGACTAGTAGCTTTGTTCGCGAGAACATTAATGTCTCAAGGAAGAGAATGGATGTTGCCTCTCTAGACATGCTTCAGTTTCATTG GTGGGACTATTCAAATCCTGGCTACCTTGATGCTCTTAAACACCTTACAGATTTGAAGGAAGAAG GTAAGATTAAGACAGTTGCTTTGACTAACTTTGATACGGAGAGGTTGCAAAAGATTCTGGAGAATGGGATTCCAGTTGTTAGCAACCAG GTACAACATTCAATTGTTGACATGCGCCCTCAACAGAAAATGGCAGAGCTTTGTCAGCTCACTGGAGTTAAACTTATAAC ATACGGAACAGTGATGGGTGGACTGTTATCTGAAAAGTTCCTCGACACCAACTTAACAATTCCTTTTGCTGGCCCTCCACTGAATACTCCTTCACTGCAGAAGTACAAAAGG ATGGTTGATGCCTGGGGGGGATGGAATCTTTTCCAAGTTTTGCTTCAGACCCTGAAAAGAGTAGCTTCCAAACACGGGGTTTCAATTCCCGCAGTTGCTGTGAAATACATCCTAGATCAG CAAGCTGTGGCAGGATCAATGGTAGGTGTCAGGCTTGGTCTCGCGGAACACATCAAAGACACCAATGCTATCTTTTCCCTTGTTCTTGATGAAGAAGATGTAAGCAGCATATTGGAAGTTTCAGAGAAAGGCAAAGATCTCATGAAAATAATCGGCGACTGTGGCGATGAGTATAGACGCGTGTAA
- the LOC105169994 gene encoding uncharacterized protein LOC105169994 translates to MDVDSKPTMEETILVGDDLMMGPPSPLIPPEIASHVLEGVDTCDGILRNLFLCLQINDIEPFCQDEIAIYRQCAEKRDKELRQRLQDSERKLGMSMPLEQAKERCSQLESEATSLERHLILASGVEGMEGFRQRWSLHGRLTDTKKRLDALKQGMENRKKDESVGESTTKKRWFFW, encoded by the exons ATGGATG TGGATTCAAAGCCTACCATGGAGGAAACTATATTGGTGGGTGATGATCTGATGATGGGGCCACCCTCACCACTCATTCCACCTGAAATAGCGTCTCATGTGCTTGAAGGTGTTGATACATGTGATGGGATTTTGCGGAATCTATTTCTAT GTCTGCAAATCAATGATATTGAGCCATTCTGTCAAGACGAGATAGCAATATATCGGCAATGTGCAGAGAAGAGG GACAAGGAACTTAGACAGCGGCTTCAAGATAGTGAGCGGAAATTAGGGATGTCTATGCCTTTAGAGCAAGCGAAAGAAAGATGTAGCCAGTTGGAATCAGAAGCAACATCATTGGAGAG ACACTTGATTTTGGCGAGTGGAGTGGAAGGCATGGAAGGATTTCGACAAAGGTGGAGTCTGCATGGGCGCCTTACTGATACAAA GAAGCGCCTGGACGCCCTGAAGCAAGGAATGGAGAACAGGAAGAAAGATGAATCAGTTGGTGAATCAACCACCAAGAAGAGATGGTTCTTCTGGTGA
- the LOC105169991 gene encoding uncharacterized protein LOC105169991, whose product MCEPPFRPREKLVEKQKLFQSIHKHTYLKGPYDKITSVAIPLALAGSSLYLIGKGIYNMSHGIGKKE is encoded by the exons ATGTGTGAACCACCGTTTAGGCCAAGAGAGAAGCTCGTTGAAAAGCAGAAGCTTTTCCAGAGCATTCATAAACACACGTATTTGAAAGGACCATATGACAAAATCACCTCAGTTGCTATTCCTCTGGCGTTGGCTGGTTCTTCCCTATACCTTATC GGCAAAGGGATCTACAACATGTCTCATGGGATTGGAAAGAAGGAATGA
- the LOC105169992 gene encoding serine/threonine-protein kinase D6PKL1-like, with the protein MATEPVPDDIADDLQSMSFNSTTTTTATDIHRSTSSGSDWTSSSAHFPPTTTPKPHSYTTPSGDPRWDAIRRFPSLSIADLRFLHRLGSGDIGSVYLAELKPPPPPPPPPSSEPPKPPPPTALFAAKVMDRKELASRNKEGRARTEKEILEMLDHPFLPTLYAAIDSPKWSCLLTEFCPGGDLHVLRQRQPCKRFPESAVRFYASEVVVALEYVHMMGIVYRDLKPENVLVRLDGHIMLTDFDLSLRCDDSTSTPAQVISTQNPPNAPPLSEYALDPPSFSSTSCILPNCIVPAVSCFHPKRKRKKKTGHHAGPEFVAEPIDVRSMSFVGTHEYLAPEIVSGEGHGSAVDWWTLGIFIFELFYGVTPFRGMDHEITLANIVARALEFPKEPVVPASAKDLISQLLVKDPSRRMGSTMGASAIKHHAFFQGVNWALLRCTNPPFVPPPSTRDVLSDESCPDTPVDYY; encoded by the exons ATGGCGACGGAGCCAGTGCCCGACGACATAGCCGACGACCTCCAAAGCATGAGCTTCAACTCcacaaccaccaccaccgctACTGACATCCACCGCTCCACCAGTTCCGGTTCTGACTGGACTTCCTCCTCCGCCCATTTCCCGCCCACAACCACCCCCAAACCCCATTCTTACACTACCCCCTCCGGGGACCCTCGCTGGGACGCCATCCGTCGCTTCCCGTCTCTCTCCATCGCCGACCTCCGCTTCCTCCACCGCCTCGGTTCCGGCGATATCGGCTCCGTCTACTTAGCCGAACTCAAACCGCCTCCGCCCCCACCCCCTCCCCCGTCTTCCGAGCCGCCGAAACCACCACCTCCCACGGCGCTCTTCGCGGCCAAGGTAATGGACAGGAAGGAGCTGGCAAGCCGTAATAAGGAAGGGAGAGCGAGGACCGAGAAGGAAATTCTCGAAATGTTGGACCATCCGTTTCTGCCCACGCTCTACGCCGCCATCGACTCCCCAAAATGGTCGTGTCTTTTGACGGAGTTCTGCCCCGGCGGAGATCTCCACGTCCTCCGCCAGCGTCAGCCCTGTAAACGCTTCCCGGAGTCCGCCGTCAG ATTCTATGCATCCGAGGTTGTGGTAGCCCTTGAATACGTCCACATGATGGGAATTGTCTACCGGGATCTCAAGCCTGAGAACGTGTTGGTCCGGTTAGACGGCCATATAATGCTCACTGATTTCGACCTCTCCCTAAGATGCGACGACTCGACTTCCACTCCAGCTCAAGTAATCTCCACCCAAAATCCGCCCAACGCACCACCACTCAGTGAATACGCCCTCGACCCCCCATCATTCAGCTCGACCTCTTGCATTCTCCCTAACTGCATTGTCCCGGCCGTCTCATGCTTCCACCCTAAGCGCAAGcgtaaaaagaaaacaggcCACCATGCGGGCCCGGAATTTGTGGCCGAGCCGATTGATGTGCGCTCGATGTCGTTTGTCGGGACCCACGAGTACTTAGCCCCGGAGATAGTCTCAGGAGAAGGGCATGGTAGTGCAGTGGACTGGTGGACTTTAGGGATATTCATCTTTGAGTTGTTCTATGGCGTGACACCATTCCGGGGCATGGATCATGAGATAACCCTAGCTAACATTGTGGCCCGAGCCCTCGAGTTTCCCAAGGAGCCAGTGGTTCCTGCCTCGGCTAAGGACTTGATATCGCAGTTGCTCGTGAAGGATCCCAGCCGGAGAATGGGCTCAACAATGGGTGCATCGGCCATCAAGCACCATGCATTCTTCCAAGGAGTGAATTGGGCACTCTTGAGATGTACAAATCCACCATTTGTTCCTCCTCCGTCCACTCGAGATGTCCTGTCGGACGAAAGTTGCCCCGATACTCCCGTGGACTATTACTAG